The nucleotide sequence CCGGGGGGCGTCCGGGCCGGCGAGCGCCCGGTCGGCCAGCTCCAGCAGGCCCGCCCGGTTCGGCAGCCGGGTCAGCGGATCGACCGTGTGCGCCTCGCGCAGCACGTCCGCGGCCCGCCTGCGCTCGCCCACGTCGGTCACGACGAGCAGCCAGAACGGCCTGCCGTCGTCGGACGGGGCCGCGTTCACGACGACCTCGCAGTCCACCCGGGTGCCGTCGGCGCGCAGCAGCGGCAGCGAGTCGATCCGGTAGGTCGACTCCTGGTCCGACGGCGCACGCAGCCAGTCCGGCAGGCCGTCGCGGTCGCCGGACTGCGGCTCCGCGGACAGGCTGCGGGCCGGGACGCCGCGCAGGGTCTCCAGATCGGCGTCGAGCAGCCGGCACAGCGCCGGGTTGGCGTCGACGATCCGGCCGCGGCCGTCGAGCATCGCGACACCGGTGGTGATGGTGGCGACCAGCTCGGCGAACCGCTGGCCGGAGCGCTGCGCGCGGGACTCGGCGCGGCGCCGGTCGGTGACGTCCTGCACGGTGCCGATCAGCCGCAGCGGCGCGCCACCGGGGGTGCGGTCGATCCGGGTCCGGCAGGACAGCACCGAGCCGCCCTCGGGACGGATCTCCGAGGAGTGCGCGGGACGGCCGGGGCTCGACAGCTCGTCCGGGCCGCGGCGCAGCAGCCGGCAGACCCGCTCGACCTGCTCGCCCTCGATCGGCCCGTCCACGCCGTCCGGGCGGACGCCCAGCGAGCGGTACAGCTCGACCAGGCCCTCGCTGCGGGTGAGCGTGCCCGCCTGCAGGTCGAAGGTCCAGGTGCCGGAGCGGGTGGCGCGCTCGAGGTCCAGCGCGGGTGCCTCGTCCGACGGGGCGGCCGTCGCGTCCGGGAACGCGGTGAGCAGCACGACGCTCCGGTTGCCGGGCTGCGGCCAGCGGACCACCTTCACCCGGGCCAGCCTGCGGTCGGCGCGGACCAGCCGGGCGTCGGAGTCGGGACCGACGAGCAGCTGCGGCAGCTTCATCCCTGTCGGGTCGGCGGACCCGGCGAGCCTGCGCAGCGCGGCGTTGGTGTGCAGCACGATCCCGGAGGCGTCGCAGAGCAGCGCCGGCGACGGCGGGAGCTGCACCGCCGAGTGGTCGGCCGGATCGAGACCGGGCTCGGGCCGCGCGGTGGGTGCCGCCGGCTGCGGCCGGCGCGCCGCGGGTGTGGGACGCGGGGTCGGGCGGGGCCTGCCGAACGGCGGCTCACCGAATCCGGCCCCGTCCGGCCCGCCGGACGTGGTGTCCGGCGCGAGCCGCCCGCCGAGCGCTGCGGCAGTGGCGTCCGGGTCCGCCACGGCAGGCCGCTCGCCGAGCTGCCCGAGCTCGGGCCCGACACCGTCCGGGCCGTGTTCACGAGGTCCGGCGACGCCCCCGGCCGGGACCGCCACCGCGCCGGCGACGGCGAGATCGGCGCCGGCCGGGGCCTCGACGGCCGCGTGCGCCCCGGACGGGTGCTCCGCGTAGGGCTGCTCGCCGTAGGGCTGCTCACCGTACGGGCCGGGGTCCGCCGCGGCGCGGGGCCGGGAGGCCCGGGTGCCGCCCGGGCCGGCGAACGCCCGCGCGAGGTCACCGGCCAGCCCGGCGGGTCGGTCCGCGTCGCGGGACCCCCGCGACACCGGCTCGGCACCCGGTTCGCCTGCGGCACCCTGGGACGCACCACCCGGACGATGTCCCGCCCGCGGTTCCACCTCGGCCACGCCGGCCTCCGTTCCGTTCGGCAGCTCCACCGACTCAACGAGACACCGGGCCGGGGGATCCGGCCCGGTAGTCCGATCGAGCGACTCGGCACAGCGGGTAATTGCGCCGATCAGCCTAGCCGGTACGGCTCATTGCCCTTTCACCGTTGGCGACTAGGTATCCCTTGACGGCGAAGGGGTCTATTCGCTCGGCGAACGGTGGCAGGAAAGTTGACCTACAGTGAACAACCGCTCACAGCGGGGCGTGCCGCTCGGCGCAGCGACCGTATGAGCACGCTGTGTGATCTCGGTTGCACCGCGTCATCAGCATCCGGCACCCGCTGCGGCCGCCCGGGCCACGGCGGCAGCGACCGCGGGCGCCACCCGCGGGTCGAACGGTCCGGGGACGATGTTGGTCGGGGACAGCTCACCGGCGACCACATCGGCGATGGCGGTGGCCGCGGCCACCTTCATGTCGTCGGTGATCCGCCGGGCGTTCGCGTCCAGCGCCCCCCGGAAGATCCCCGGGAACGCCAGCACGTTGTTGATCTGGTTCGGGAAGTCGCTGCGCCCGGTCGCGACGATCGCCGCGTGCCGCGCGGCGACCTCCGGATGCACCTCGGGATCCGGGTTGGACAGCGCGAACACCATGCCGTCGGGGGCCATCGTGGTCAGCAGCTCCTCCGGCAGGGTCGCGCTGGACAGGCCCACGAACACGTCCGCACCGGCCAGCGCCTCGGCGATGCCGCCGGTCACCCCGCGCGGGTTCGTCACCGCGGCCAGCTCCGCCTTCATCCCGCCCCGGCCGGCGTCCACGACACCCCGGGAGTCGAGCAGCACCACGTCCGACGCCCCGGCCGCGAGCAGGATCCGGGCGCACGCGATCCCGGCAGCGCCCGCCCCGGAGATCACGATCCGCAGGTCACGCAGGGCGCGGTCCTGCACCCGGCAGGCACCGTTCAGCGCCGCCAGCAGGACGACGGCCGTGCCGTGCTGGTCGTCGTGCATCACCGGGCAGTCGAGGGCCTCGATCAGCCGGCGTTCGAGCTCGAAGCAGCGCGGTGCGGCGACGTCCTCCAGGTTGACGGCACCGAAGGTGGGGCGCAGCCGGACCAGGGTCTCGACGATCTCGTCGACGTCGGTCGTGTCGAGCACCAGCGGGATCGAGTCCAGCCCGGCGAACGACTTGAACAGCGCCGACTTGCCCTCCATCACCGGCAGCGACGCGCGCGGGCCGATGTCACCGAGGCCCAGCACCGCGGTGCCGTCGCTGACCACGGCGACCAGCCGGTGCGCCCAGGTGTAGCGGGCCGCGAGGGCGGCGTCGTCGGCGATCGCACGGCACACGTCCGCGACCCCGGGCGTGTAGGCGATCGACAGGTCACGGGCATCGGCCAGGGGCGTGGTCAGACCGGTCGCCAGCTTGCCGCCCTCGTGCGCGCCGAACACCTCGTCCCGCGCGGGCGATGTGGTTCCGGGCCGATCCTGGGCGAGCGTCATCGAAGACTCCATACGGTGAGGTACCTGAGCGGCGCCGAACGGGCGGCGCCTGCCGTTGCACCGGAGGCCGCGGGGTCGTCGACCGGATCTCGGTGCCGGACGGCCATCCCGGCGGCCGGTGCCGGATGCGGCACCGCGCCGGGACTCGGCTGTCGGGTCTGTCGCGGAGTCTAACCGGGACACCGGCGGGTTCCGGCCTCCCGCGCCGCCGGAGTGGGCACGGGCACAGGACGCGCGTACGGCTCGCCGGCTCAGCCCAACGGCACCGGGGTGACCTCCGGCAGCGGCCGCTCCCCGACGGCGGGCAGCTCGGTCAGCGGCATCCCGCGCGGGGTGAACCCGGAGTTGCCCGGAACCAGGTCGACCGACCCCACCGGACCGAACGCGGCGGCGTACCCCAGCGCCTGCGCGATGTCGGTGACCCCGTTCGTGGCGGTCGGCAGCATCAGGCTCGACAGCACCCCGAACGCACGCCCCTGCGCGTCGACGTAGCCGGAACCGGAGTCACCGGGAACGCCCGGCGGCAGCGTCCCGACGACGTGCGTCCGCGGCCCCTCCGGCCTGCCGAAGGACACGCCCTGCTTGAACGGCGTCGGCGCGAGCTGGTTCGGCTGATAGCTGTAGACGCGGTCACCGCTCGCGGTGCCGCCCGCGTTCAGCCCGACCGGGCCGCCGAATCCGGGCACGGTCGGGTCGGCGACCGCTGCGGCGCTCGGCCCGAGCTCGATCAATGCGAAGTCGTTGTAGAGGCAGAGCTGCGGGTCGCTCTCACCGCGCTCCTGCATCACCACCCAGGAGTTGTAGGCGACCCGGCCGGCATGCACGGTGCCGTCCCGGCCCACGATCCCGACCTCGGTGCCGTGCGGCTGGACCGGCTCCACACAGCCGTCGATCGAGGACCGCGCGCTCTCCGCCGCCATGCAGTGCGCGGCCGTCCCGAGATAGAGCTTCCCGGCGGGGATGCTCCGGTGCACCGGCCCGTCGTCGTCCCGGTGTCCGTCGGCCGCCCCGGCCGCGGTGTAGAGGAAGTTCGCGGTGCACAGCTCCGCTCCCCCGGCGACCGGGGTGGCGATCTGCACGCCGGGACCGACCCCGGCGGCGGCCTGCTCCGGCGCCGCGGCTGCAGGAACCGCCGAACCCAGTGCGGCAGCAGGA is from Pseudonocardia autotrophica and encodes:
- a CDS encoding NAD(P)-dependent malic enzyme; translation: MTLAQDRPGTTSPARDEVFGAHEGGKLATGLTTPLADARDLSIAYTPGVADVCRAIADDAALAARYTWAHRLVAVVSDGTAVLGLGDIGPRASLPVMEGKSALFKSFAGLDSIPLVLDTTDVDEIVETLVRLRPTFGAVNLEDVAAPRCFELERRLIEALDCPVMHDDQHGTAVVLLAALNGACRVQDRALRDLRIVISGAGAAGIACARILLAAGASDVVLLDSRGVVDAGRGGMKAELAAVTNPRGVTGGIAEALAGADVFVGLSSATLPEELLTTMAPDGMVFALSNPDPEVHPEVAARHAAIVATGRSDFPNQINNVLAFPGIFRGALDANARRITDDMKVAAATAIADVVAGELSPTNIVPGPFDPRVAPAVAAAVARAAAAGAGC
- a CDS encoding GGDEF domain-containing phosphodiesterase yields the protein MAEVEPRAGHRPGGASQGAAGEPGAEPVSRGSRDADRPAGLAGDLARAFAGPGGTRASRPRAAADPGPYGEQPYGEQPYAEHPSGAHAAVEAPAGADLAVAGAVAVPAGGVAGPREHGPDGVGPELGQLGERPAVADPDATAAALGGRLAPDTTSGGPDGAGFGEPPFGRPRPTPRPTPAARRPQPAAPTARPEPGLDPADHSAVQLPPSPALLCDASGIVLHTNAALRRLAGSADPTGMKLPQLLVGPDSDARLVRADRRLARVKVVRWPQPGNRSVVLLTAFPDATAAPSDEAPALDLERATRSGTWTFDLQAGTLTRSEGLVELYRSLGVRPDGVDGPIEGEQVERVCRLLRRGPDELSSPGRPAHSSEIRPEGGSVLSCRTRIDRTPGGAPLRLIGTVQDVTDRRRAESRAQRSGQRFAELVATITTGVAMLDGRGRIVDANPALCRLLDADLETLRGVPARSLSAEPQSGDRDGLPDWLRAPSDQESTYRIDSLPLLRADGTRVDCEVVVNAAPSDDGRPFWLLVVTDVGERRRAADVLREAHTVDPLTRLPNRAGLLELADRALAGPDAPRVAVVVGDVDDFARVNTGLGHADGDTLLVELAGRLQRDLPSLCTAGRLAGDEFAVVCVDVDTVGGPQALGATVAELLRGTVTVGGRPVTLTASVGVATPDAVPAGPHPPRGDDLLRSAEITVQQAKQRGRGTVGIADRGTVGPACRQLELEAELRAAIESDALRLEYQPVVAPDGTVLSAEALLRWSHPVHGEVSPGEFLPVAQRSGLQRDLDLWVLRTATAEAATWPRHGQRIAVAVNLAGLLPADPAFLDEVTAVVEGSGLGWDQLVLELVETSLVALPRPALDAMSELVRRGVRFAVDDFGTGYSSLARLKELPAQTVKVDRAFVTGVGTDPADFALARAVVEVARAMGRATVAEGVETAEQFHVLRGLGVNAFQGWLFARSLRPDDLHRVLRGGGLPTPATTGTPPGGTPGAW